Within the Flavobacterium sp. N502536 genome, the region AGCAAATGCCATAAATAAAATTAACGCGTAAAATGCTTTTGAATTTTTATATTCATTTCCAAAAGAAGAGAATATGATGATTGGTGTTAGCGCTACAGTCAATAAAAGCATGGCCATACCTAAACCATCTGCATTAAGGGCAAATGAAATTTTAGGCTGTGTAATCCACGTATTGATCAGGCTGATATTTTCGCCGGCACTAAAATGATTTAATAAAACAATTGAACAACCTAAAGCCGCCAAACTAAAGAACAAAGCTACTTTTGATGCTAGTTTGTCACCAACAAAATAAGTGGCAAATGCACCAATTAGAAGAATAATTAATATAAGAGAAACGTTCATAGTTGTAAAATTATTTAGCTAAAAATATATAGGAAACAATGGCACAAAGCCCTAAAACAAATGCAAAAAGATATAATCCGATACTTCCGTTTTGTAATTTTTTACCTTGAAAAGCCAGTTCATTGGCTACTTTTCCTAATCCAAAAACCAGAGCAGACAAACCTGTTTCGATATAGTCTCTGAAAAATCTTGATAATCCGTTGACAGAGCGAACGAAAATAGCATCGTAAGCTTCGTCTACATAATATTTATTGTATAACACTTTGGTCAGACCGCTAATGTTTTCATCCGCTTCCGGAACATTATCCTGTTTGAAGTATTTCACATAAGCAATTAAAATACCTAGTAATCCGCCTAAAACGGCAACACCCATTAAAGTATATTCTGTTGTACCTAAATGGTGCTCTTCGCCTGCCACTTTCGTGAAAAGAGGGGCTAAATAACCATTCAACCAGCTGTTTCCTGGTAAACTGATCAATCCGCCAAAAGTAGCCAGAATCGCTAAAATTACTAATGGGAAAGTAATCAATCCGTCACTTTCGTGTAAGTGGTGTTTTTGCTCTTCGGTTCCTCTGAAATCTTTGAAGAAAGTAAGGAACATCAATCTAAACATATAAAATGCCGTCATGATCGAAGCAACAGATCCTACTACATAAAGTGGAATATTGTGATGGAATGCCGTTAATAAAATTTCGTCTTTTGAGAAGAAACCAGAGAAAAACGGAACACCTGAAATGGCTAATGATGAAATTAACATGGTCCAGAAAGTGATTGGCATCGCTTTACGCAAACCACCCATTTTACGCATATCCTGCTCTCCGTGTAAACCGTGAATTACAGATCCTGAACCTAAGAACAGACAAGCTTTAAAGAAAGCATGAGTAATTACGTGAAAAACGGCTACTTCGTAAGCACCAAATCCTAATGCTAAAAACATTAAACCTAATTGAGAAACAGTAGAGTAGGCCAATACTTTTTTAATATCCGTCTGAACCAGACCAATTGTTGCCGCAACTAACGAAGTGATGGCACCAATAACCGCAATAACCGACTGAACGTCCGGAGCTAAATCAAATACAAAATTCAAACGGGTAATCATAAAGATACCGGCTGTAACCATTGTTGCAGCGTGAATTAATGCCGAAACCGGAGTTGGTCCTGCCATCGCATCAGGCAACCAGGTGTATAATGGAATTTGTGCTGATTTACCACAAGCTCCGATAAACAAACATAAAGCGGCTAGCGAAAGCAACGGGATGTTTAAGTTTGCTGCTCCTGCGATTGCTGTTTTTAAAGTAGCATAGTCTAAAGTAGAGAACATAGAACCTAGTATGAACATTCCGATTAATAAACCTAAATCTCCAATCCTGTTCATGATGAAAGCTTTTTTCGCAGCATCATTGTAATCCTGGTTTTTGTGCCAGAATCCAATTAATAAGTACGAACAAAGTCCAACACCTTCCCAACCGATAAATAAAACTAACAAGTTACTTCCAATTACAAGAGTAATCATGAAGAATACGAACAGATTCAAATAAGCAAAAAACTTGTGCATATTCTCATCGTCGTGCATATAGCTGATAGAGTATAAGTGAATCAATGATCCGATACCGGTTACAAAAAGCAACCATAATAAAGACAACTGATCTAATAAAAATCCAAGATTGATCTTTAAATTACTAATTTGAATCCAGTCAAATAAAGTAACCTGAAGGGCTTGTTTGGTTTGGCTGATTTGACTGAAGAAGAAAAGCGTAACAGCAAAAGAAACGACTACAGCAGCAGTTCCGATGATTCCTGAAACCGTTTTTCCTAAGCTCTTGCCAAAGAAAACATTGATTAAAAATCCTAAAAAAGGAGATAAAACTAAAAGTAAAGCTAAATTGGTATCCATTTTTATTTATCCTTTTAAATTTTTTAAATTATCGATACTAATCGAACCTAAATTTCTAAAGATCGAAACTAAAATAGCCAATCCAACTGCAACTTCGGCTGCAGCAACTGCCATCGAAAAGAATACAAAGACTTGTCCTTGTGCGTCTTGATGGTAAGTTGAAAAAGCAACAAATAAAAGGTTAACAGCATTCAACATGATTTCGATAGACATGAAAACGATAATAGCATTTCGTCTGTACAATACACCAAAAATACCAATACAGAAAAGTACAACACTCAAAAAGATGTAGTTTTCAATACCTATTTGATTTAATATATTACCCATTATTTATTTAATTTTTCTTTTTTAGACAATAATACAGTTCCAATCATGGCTACTAAAAGCAAGATCGAAGCAAATTCGAACGGAACCATATATTCGTTCAGTAATATTTTACCCAATACTTTAATCGATTGGAAATCTTCACCGGTTGAATCGTATTCGCCAACAATTGGCTTAGAGTTGATGAAAATTGCAATCAGTACAATACAAATCAAACAGAAAGAAACAATGGCACCCAAACGTGTAATTCTCGGACGGTGCACTTCTTTTTGTTCGTTCAGATTCATCAACATGATCGTAAACAGGAATAAAATCATAATCGCTCCCGAGTAGACTATAAGATGTACGATAGCCAGAAATTGAGAGTTTAATAGTAAATAATGACCGGCAATAGAGAAAAAACAAATCACTAAATAAATAGCACTATGAATTGGGTTTCTGCTAAAAATAGTCAGGAAAGCGGTAATCACGGTAATAAACGCTAAGAAACAAAATATAATTTGTACAGTTGTTGCGTGTGCAAAATCGGGAATATGTATCATTTAGTTAGCATTATTAAGTTGAGCATTTTTGATGGCCACATCAAGAGGCATCACTAATCTGTCTTTTCCAAAAATGAAAT harbors:
- the nuoL gene encoding NADH-quinone oxidoreductase subunit L; the protein is MDTNLALLLVLSPFLGFLINVFFGKSLGKTVSGIIGTAAVVVSFAVTLFFFSQISQTKQALQVTLFDWIQISNLKINLGFLLDQLSLLWLLFVTGIGSLIHLYSISYMHDDENMHKFFAYLNLFVFFMITLVIGSNLLVLFIGWEGVGLCSYLLIGFWHKNQDYNDAAKKAFIMNRIGDLGLLIGMFILGSMFSTLDYATLKTAIAGAANLNIPLLSLAALCLFIGACGKSAQIPLYTWLPDAMAGPTPVSALIHAATMVTAGIFMITRLNFVFDLAPDVQSVIAVIGAITSLVAATIGLVQTDIKKVLAYSTVSQLGLMFLALGFGAYEVAVFHVITHAFFKACLFLGSGSVIHGLHGEQDMRKMGGLRKAMPITFWTMLISSLAISGVPFFSGFFSKDEILLTAFHHNIPLYVVGSVASIMTAFYMFRLMFLTFFKDFRGTEEQKHHLHESDGLITFPLVILAILATFGGLISLPGNSWLNGYLAPLFTKVAGEEHHLGTTEYTLMGVAVLGGLLGILIAYVKYFKQDNVPEADENISGLTKVLYNKYYVDEAYDAIFVRSVNGLSRFFRDYIETGLSALVFGLGKVANELAFQGKKLQNGSIGLYLFAFVLGLCAIVSYIFLAK
- the nuoK gene encoding NADH-quinone oxidoreductase subunit NuoK — protein: MGNILNQIGIENYIFLSVVLFCIGIFGVLYRRNAIIVFMSIEIMLNAVNLLFVAFSTYHQDAQGQVFVFFSMAVAAAEVAVGLAILVSIFRNLGSISIDNLKNLKG
- a CDS encoding NADH-quinone oxidoreductase subunit J, whose amino-acid sequence is MIHIPDFAHATTVQIIFCFLAFITVITAFLTIFSRNPIHSAIYLVICFFSIAGHYLLLNSQFLAIVHLIVYSGAIMILFLFTIMLMNLNEQKEVHRPRITRLGAIVSFCLICIVLIAIFINSKPIVGEYDSTGEDFQSIKVLGKILLNEYMVPFEFASILLLVAMIGTVLLSKKEKLNK